A portion of the Brevundimonas pondensis genome contains these proteins:
- a CDS encoding DcaP family trimeric outer membrane transporter, giving the protein MGQEWTNFQNTAVLPESADFVGAAEGTVFARQVQVRYTRGPFSIAVENPETTVTPFGGGARIIADDNSLPDLTARYAISRPWGDLQFAGLLRQLKYENPASAARRHGDRLGLSASTKIKVGARDDIRLMLTGGEGIGRYVGLNFSNDAVLDASGQLDAIGVIAGFAAYRHVWTPGWRSSLIWSAQRVDNDVLLTGTGANRSAQSLHANLIWSPVTAFDVGAELMFADRKLESGLDGDMTRLILFAKYGF; this is encoded by the coding sequence ATCGGCCAGGAGTGGACCAACTTCCAGAACACCGCCGTCCTGCCAGAGTCTGCGGACTTTGTCGGCGCCGCCGAGGGCACTGTCTTCGCACGGCAAGTGCAGGTGCGTTACACGCGCGGTCCCTTCTCGATCGCGGTCGAGAACCCCGAGACCACCGTCACCCCCTTCGGCGGCGGCGCGCGGATCATCGCCGACGACAACAGCCTGCCCGACCTGACGGCCCGCTATGCGATCAGCCGTCCGTGGGGCGACCTGCAGTTCGCGGGCCTGTTGCGTCAGCTGAAATACGAGAACCCGGCCAGCGCCGCTCGACGACACGGCGACCGGCTGGGCCTGTCGGCCTCGACCAAGATCAAGGTCGGCGCCCGGGACGACATCCGTCTGATGCTGACCGGCGGCGAGGGCATCGGTCGTTACGTCGGGCTGAACTTCTCCAACGACGCGGTGCTGGACGCCTCGGGCCAGCTGGACGCCATCGGCGTGATCGCCGGCTTCGCCGCCTATCGCCACGTCTGGACGCCCGGCTGGCGCTCCAGCCTGATCTGGTCGGCGCAGAGGGTGGACAACGACGTCCTGCTGACCGGGACCGGCGCCAACCGCTCGGCCCAGAGCCTCCATGCCAACCTCATCTGGTCGCCGGTCACGGCGTTTGATGTCGGAGCCGAACTGATGTTCGCTGACCGCAAGTTGGAATCGGGACTGGACGGCGACATGACCCGTCTGATCCTGTTCGCCAAATACGGCTTCTGA
- a CDS encoding PAS domain-containing protein, with translation MQTTLDNIDQGVSVVDEDLRLTAWNRRYVEMFNLPAGFVHVGLPIAAVYRLNAERGETDPGDIEAWIERRLEALARRIPHDHEREQPDGRILRSSGAPSPAAATPPAIPTSPPCAAPPAIWRKPTSGWRPAWPTAPTDSKKPAVWPRTPPHRRPASSPPPAMTYCSPCTPPVCSSPP, from the coding sequence TTGCAGACCACGCTCGACAACATCGACCAGGGCGTCAGCGTGGTGGACGAGGACCTACGCCTGACCGCCTGGAACCGGCGCTATGTCGAGATGTTCAACCTGCCCGCCGGTTTCGTCCACGTCGGCCTGCCCATCGCCGCCGTCTATCGCCTGAACGCCGAACGCGGCGAGACCGACCCCGGCGACATCGAAGCCTGGATCGAGCGACGGCTGGAGGCCCTGGCCCGCCGCATTCCCCACGACCACGAGCGCGAGCAGCCCGACGGCCGTATCCTGCGCTCCTCCGGCGCCCCATCCCCGGCGGCGGCTACGCCACCAGCTATACCGACATCACCGCCCTGCGCCGCGCCGCCCGCGATCTGGAGGAAGCCAACGAGCGGCTGGAGGCCCGCGTGGCCGACCGCACCGACCGACTCGAAGAAGCCCGCCGTCTGGCCGAGGACGCCACCGCATCGAAGACCCGCTTCCTCGCCGCCGCCAGCCATGACCTACTGCAGCCCCTGCACGCCGCCCGTCTGTTCATCGCCGCCCTGA
- a CDS encoding SLC5/6 family protein: MFSLATLALVAAYMATLFAVAWWYERPSIRTRGGALGPSLYALSLAIYCTSWTYYGAVGTAARSAWEYLPIYIGPALGVTVLFPLWKRIAAAARRENVGSMADFISSRYGKSPALGAAVAAVAILGSLPYIALQLKSLSMAGEMITAGTPVAGSESLTVLVMAGVLAGFAILFGARRPDLTEHNRGLIQAIGIESIVKLTALLAVAAFALMLLRHAPASADVTASLGDLARWPDLDGRFWAITLVATLAIFCLPRQFHVAFVEGGDPAQVRRALDLPSLSAADQSSGPAPGGGGGLFAPPRQSRPAGAGPAAELRPVGPDRHRLRRRLFGGDGHGHRRGRGPVGHGVQQSGPAVIGRRATQAGSERGRHGARHPQHPSGRHRRPAADGLDLLSGHGPVQRTGGHGAGVLCGPGPVGARPVRRGAVARRGARAGRWRA, from the coding sequence ATGTTCAGCCTCGCGACCCTGGCCCTCGTGGCCGCCTATATGGCGACCCTGTTCGCGGTGGCCTGGTGGTACGAGCGGCCGTCGATCAGGACGCGCGGCGGGGCGCTGGGGCCGTCGCTCTATGCGCTGTCGCTGGCCATCTACTGCACCTCGTGGACCTATTACGGGGCGGTGGGGACGGCGGCGCGGTCGGCGTGGGAATACCTGCCCATCTATATCGGCCCGGCGCTGGGGGTGACGGTGCTGTTCCCGCTGTGGAAGCGGATCGCGGCGGCCGCCCGGCGCGAGAACGTCGGCTCGATGGCCGACTTCATCTCCTCGCGCTACGGCAAGAGCCCGGCCCTGGGCGCGGCGGTCGCCGCCGTCGCCATCCTGGGGTCCCTGCCCTACATCGCCCTGCAGCTGAAATCCCTGTCGATGGCGGGGGAAATGATCACCGCCGGGACGCCGGTGGCGGGCTCCGAGAGCCTGACGGTTCTGGTCATGGCCGGGGTTCTGGCCGGGTTCGCCATCCTGTTCGGCGCGCGCCGTCCCGACCTGACTGAGCACAACCGCGGCCTGATCCAGGCCATCGGCATCGAGTCCATCGTCAAGCTGACCGCCCTGCTGGCGGTGGCGGCCTTCGCCCTGATGCTGCTGCGCCATGCGCCCGCCTCCGCCGACGTGACGGCCAGCCTGGGCGATCTGGCGCGCTGGCCCGATCTGGACGGACGCTTCTGGGCCATCACCCTGGTGGCGACCCTGGCCATCTTCTGCCTGCCGCGTCAGTTCCACGTCGCCTTCGTCGAGGGCGGCGACCCGGCCCAGGTGCGCCGCGCGCTGGATCTTCCCAGTCTATCTGCTGCTGACCAGTCTAGCGGTCCTGCCCCTGGTGGCGGCGGGGGCCTGTTCGCCCCCCCACGTCAATCCCGACCTGCTGGTGCTGGCCCTGCCGCTGAACTCCGGCCAGTCGGCCCTGACCGCCATCGTCTTCGTCGGCGGCTTTTCGGCGGCGACGGCCATGGTCATCGTCGAGGCCGTGGCCCTGTCGGCCATGGTGTCCAACAATCTGGTCCTGCCGTTATTGGCCGCCGAGCGACGCAGGCGGGGAGCGAGCGCGGGCGACATGGCGCGCGCCATCCTCAACATCCGTCGGGTCGCCATCGTCGCCCTGCTGCTGATGGCCTGGATCTATTATCAGGCCATGGACCAGTCCAGCGGACTGGCGGCCATGGGGCTGGTGTCCTTTGCGGCCCTGGCCCAGTTGGCGCCCGCCCTGTTCGGCGCGGTGCTGTGGCGCGGAGGGGCGCTCGCGCGGGGCGCTGGCGGGCTTGA
- a CDS encoding hybrid sensor histidine kinase/response regulator, protein MHAARLFIAALKEEPSLASGSAARGLATNADRSIDSAHRLLTALLNLSKLEAGGVQPAVAPLSLDALFAELRREFAPMARAKGLRLTVVPSGLWIASDHDLLRSMLQNLTANAIRYTDRGRVLVGARRDGDTVRMLVCDTGRGIPDADRESVFGEFVRLPGARWTSRAQAWVWPSCRSCRTCCATRCRWPRASGAEPPSASARRAPRRRSRPPFRPRATRGCRWRRLRVLCVDNEPAILDALTALLSRWGAQTTTARTVAEGIAAAGPFDAALVDLHLGDGADGLSVVDALRARGLRRIGLVTADTREGLKETATAAGAVLLPKPVKPAALKAFLSR, encoded by the coding sequence CTGCACGCCGCCCGTCTGTTCATCGCCGCCCTGAAGGAAGAGCCCTCGCTGGCGTCAGGCTCGGCCGCGCGCGGTCTGGCCACCAACGCCGACCGCTCGATTGACAGCGCCCACCGCCTGCTGACGGCGTTGCTGAACCTGTCGAAGCTGGAGGCGGGCGGGGTCCAGCCCGCCGTGGCCCCCTTGTCGCTGGACGCCCTGTTCGCCGAACTGCGCCGCGAGTTCGCCCCCATGGCGCGGGCCAAGGGCCTGCGGCTGACAGTCGTGCCGTCGGGCCTGTGGATCGCCTCCGACCACGACCTGCTGCGCTCCATGTTGCAGAACCTGACGGCCAACGCCATTCGCTACACCGACCGGGGCCGGGTTCTGGTCGGGGCCCGGCGCGACGGCGACACCGTGCGGATGCTGGTCTGCGACACCGGGCGCGGCATCCCCGACGCGGATCGTGAAAGCGTCTTCGGCGAGTTCGTGCGCCTGCCCGGCGCCCGGTGGACGAGCCGGGCGCAGGCCTGGGTCTGGCCATCGTGCAGAAGCTGTCGGACCTGTTGCGCCACCCGCTGTCGATGGCCTCGCGCGTCGGGCGCGGAACCACCTTCCGCATCAGCGCGCCGCGCGCCAAGGCGCAGGTCGCGCCCGCCGTTCCGGCCGAGGGCGACGCGCGGTTGCCGCTGGCGGCGCCTGCGGGTGCTGTGCGTGGACAACGAGCCGGCCATCCTCGACGCCCTGACGGCCCTGCTCAGCCGCTGGGGCGCGCAGACGACGACGGCGCGCACCGTGGCCGAAGGAATCGCGGCGGCGGGGCCGTTCGACGCGGCTCTGGTGGACCTGCATCTGGGCGACGGTGCGGACGGGTTGAGCGTGGTGGACGCCCTGCGGGCGCGAGGCCTGCGCCGCATCGGACTGGTCACCGCCGACACCCGCGAGGGCTTGAAGGAGACGGCCACGGCGGCGGGCGCCGTCCTGCTGCCCAAGCCGGTCAAACCGGCGGCGTTGAAGGCGTTTCTGTCGCGCTAG
- a CDS encoding response regulator transcription factor — protein sequence MDRIVVADDHPLFRAALRSAVEKAAPGAVIAECASLAEVLAALGEGRDRPAAAGPEAVGQRGHGRVDAYSRGSSRRAGGRGLGQRGAADRAPGLTLGAAGFIPKSAALPVMVEAITAILSGEAWAPDVGAPGPEEGDLESRIASLTPSQLRILEGLRAGRLNKQIAFDLGVTEATIKAHLTSVFRKLGVHNRTQAVILAQSIDL from the coding sequence ATGGATCGCATCGTCGTCGCCGACGACCACCCTCTGTTTCGGGCGGCGTTGAGATCGGCCGTCGAAAAGGCCGCGCCCGGCGCCGTGATTGCGGAATGCGCCAGTCTGGCCGAGGTTCTGGCAGCGCTAGGCGAGGGGCGCGACCGACCTGCTGCTGCTGGACCTGAAGCTGTCGGACAGCGAGGGCATGGGCGGGTTGACGCGTATTCGCGCGGATCATCCCGCCGTGCCGGTGGCCGTGGTCTCGGCCAGCGAGGAGCCGCCGACCGTGCGCCGGGCCTGACGCTGGGCGCCGCCGGCTTCATCCCCAAGTCCGCCGCCCTGCCGGTCATGGTCGAGGCCATCACCGCGATCCTGTCGGGTGAGGCCTGGGCGCCTGACGTAGGCGCGCCTGGACCCGAGGAAGGTGATCTGGAGAGCCGCATCGCCAGCCTGACCCCGTCACAGCTGCGCATCCTTGAAGGTCTGCGGGCCGGACGGCTGAACAAGCAGATCGCCTTCGACCTCGGCGTCACCGAAGCCACCATCAAGGCCCACCTGACCAGCGTCTTCCGCAAGCTGGGCGTCCACAACCGGACCCAAGCGGTGATCCTGGCCCAGTCGATCGATCTGTAA
- a CDS encoding AMP-binding protein, which translates to MDRAGYDAARIAARETPDAYWGEQAKRLDWMTFPSKIKDVSFNKEDFRIRWFEDGVLNVSANCIDRHLPHRENDTAIIWEGDEPTDSEHVTFGQLHERVCRIANVLKANGVRKGDRVTIYLPMIPEAAYAMLACARIGAVHSVIFGGFSPDSIAGRIEDCGSTFVITADEGLPRRQEGPAEGQCRQGAGEGPGRRRRPFDPPHRRGRGLRRGPRPGL; encoded by the coding sequence ATGGACCGCGCCGGCTATGACGCGGCCCGGATCGCGGCGCGCGAGACCCCGGACGCCTATTGGGGCGAGCAGGCTAAGCGCCTCGACTGGATGACCTTCCCGTCGAAGATCAAGGACGTCTCGTTCAACAAGGAAGACTTCCGCATCCGCTGGTTCGAGGACGGGGTGCTGAACGTCTCGGCCAACTGCATCGACCGCCACCTGCCCCACCGCGAAAACGATACGGCCATCATCTGGGAAGGCGACGAGCCGACCGACAGCGAGCACGTTACCTTCGGCCAGCTGCACGAACGCGTCTGCCGCATTGCCAATGTGCTCAAGGCCAACGGCGTCCGCAAAGGCGACCGCGTCACAATCTATCTGCCCATGATCCCCGAGGCCGCCTACGCCATGCTGGCCTGCGCGCGGATCGGCGCGGTCCACTCGGTCATCTTCGGCGGCTTCTCGCCCGACAGCATCGCCGGGCGCATCGAGGACTGCGGTTCGACCTTCGTCATCACCGCCGACGAGGGGCTGCCGCGGCGGCAAGAAGGTCCCGCTGAAGGCCAATGCCGACAAGGCGCTGGAGAAGGTCCAGGGCGTCGGCGGCGTCCTTTTGATCCGCCACACCGGCGCGGACGTGGGCTTCGTCGAGGGCCGCGACCTGGACTATGA